From the Chryseobacterium sp. G0201 genome, the window TTGTGTTTTGTAATTCTAAACGGAATTTTTTCCTGAGCATTTACAAGTAAAAAACTGATGAAAAGAAGAACGAGAAAACTTACTTTTTTGAACATGGATGATTTGAATATGAGTTGATGTTTTGAAGGAAGTAAATTACCTTTTATTTTTGACATAAGAAGAATGTGAAAAAATACTTGTCCATTTTTCGGTTGTCCGCCAATGGGGTAAAAGATTAATTTTATCAAAAAAATAGAATGACAAATATTCAAATATTTAAAGAACTGCATCAAAATGACGAACCGTTATTGTTTGGAAACGTCTGGAATCCGCAAAGTGCCAAAGTTTATGAAAAATTAGGGTATAACGCGTTGGCAACTTCAAGTTCGGCCGTTGCACACAGCTTGGGTTATGAAGATGGCGAAAATATGAGTTTTGATGAATATCTTTATATTGTTGAAAGAATTTTAAAATCAATATCAATTCCATTAACGGTAGATCTTGAAGGCGGTTATGGAAAAACTACCGATAAAATTGTCTCAAATATTTCCAAACTCGTAAAAATAGGAGTGGTTGGTATTAATATAGAAGATAGTGTTATCACCAATGAAACAAGAACAATTTTAGATAAAGAAGAGTTTTTTGAAAAGCTAAAATCTATTGTTTTAAAGTTAAAAGAAGAGAAAATAGAAATTTTCATTAATGTAAGAACAGATAGCTTTTTATTAGGACTGGAAAATCCTGTTGATGAAACGCTAAAAAGAATCAAATTGTTTGAAGAAATTAGTGTTGATGGTATTTTTGTCCCATGCATTACTTCTGAAAAAGATATTGAAGTCATTGTAAATTCAACTAAAATTCCTGTGAATGTAATGTGTATGCCCGAATTACCAGATTTTAA encodes:
- a CDS encoding isocitrate lyase/phosphoenolpyruvate mutase family protein, whose protein sequence is MTNIQIFKELHQNDEPLLFGNVWNPQSAKVYEKLGYNALATSSSAVAHSLGYEDGENMSFDEYLYIVERILKSISIPLTVDLEGGYGKTTDKIVSNISKLVKIGVVGINIEDSVITNETRTILDKEEFFEKLKSIVLKLKEEKIEIFINVRTDSFLLGLENPVDETLKRIKLFEEISVDGIFVPCITSEKDIEVIVNSTKIPVNVMCMPELPDFKTLTDLGVKRISSGNFLNGYIYKNLEEKGREIMQEQSFSPIFK